One genomic segment of Ipomoea triloba cultivar NCNSP0323 chromosome 9, ASM357664v1 includes these proteins:
- the LOC116028939 gene encoding neutral peroxidase-like has protein sequence MASFATKLSLALSFVALALAGYSIYQNTSSAINGTELQLIPTWLDETLESANILRALGLGKSSSGMLSDEACVFSAVKEIVEAAITNETRMGASLIRLFFHDCFVDGCDGGILLNATNGEQSAPANANSVRGFEVIERAKQNAKSKCSDTPVSCADVLAIAARDSVVKLGGQTYTVNLGRRDARSFNLTGANNQLPAPFDDLATQTRKFADKGFNQTEMVALAGAHTVGFARCAVLCSSNNLNQARNSTLQCTCPVAAGDTGLVGLDPTPSTMDTRYFRDIVDGQGLLFSDQVLLNGTTTTAAVRRYRDGTGAFLSDFAVAMVKMGNLAPSAGVQLEIRDVCSIVNPTSVAAM, from the exons ATGGCTTCTTTCGCAACAAAGCTCAGTCTTGCCCTGAGCTTCGTGGCTCTGGCCCTAGCTGGCTACTCTATTTACCAGAACACTTCCTCAGCCATTAATGGCACTGAGCTTCAGCTTATCCCAACATGGCTTGATGAAACATTAGAGTCAGCCAACATTCTAAGGGCTCTAGGTTTGGGTAAATCATCGTCCGGCATGCTTTCCGACGAAGCCTGCGTGTTCTCCGCTGTTAAAGAAATTGTGGAAGCTGCCATTACTAATGAAACACGAATGGGAGCTTCTCTCATTCGCCTCTTCTTCCATGACTGCTTCGTGGAT GGTTGCGATGGAGGGATCCTTCTAAATGCCACTAATGGGGAGCAAAGTGCACCGGCTAATGCTAACTCGGTTAGGGGGTTTGAAGTGATTGAGCGAGCAAAACAAAACGCGAAATCTAAATGTTCAGACACACCTGTATCGTGTGCAGATGTCTTAGCTATTGCTGCTCGTGATTCTGTTGTTAAA CTGGGAGGTCAAACCTACACTGTGAACTTGGGGAGAAGAGATGCAAGATCTTTCAACCTCACCGGAGCAAATAACCAACTTCCGGCGCCGTTCGACGACCTGGCAACACAAACCCGGAAGTTCGCCGACAAGGGTTTTAACCAAACGGAGATGGTGGCGTTGGCCGGAGCTCACACGGTGGGGTTCGCTAGGTGCGCGGTTTTGTGCAGCAGCAATAACCTTAACCAAGCCAGAAACTCGACGCTGCAGTGCACCTGCCCCGTGGCAGCGGGAGACACGGGTCTGGTCGGGCTGGACCCCACACCAAGCACCATGGACACGCGTTATTTCCGGGACATAGTCGACGGTCAAGGCCTCCTTTTCTCGGACCAAGTGCTGTTGAACGGCACAACTACCACCGCCGCCGTGAGGAGATACCGGGACGGCACCGGCGCTTTCCTCTCCGACTTCGCCGTCGCCATGGTCAAGATGGGCAACCTGGCTCCCTCGGCCGGCGTCCAGCTTGAAATCCGCGATGTTTGTAGCATCGTGAATCCCACTTCCGTGGCTGCCATGTGA